Proteins from one Esox lucius isolate fEsoLuc1 chromosome 19, fEsoLuc1.pri, whole genome shotgun sequence genomic window:
- the LOC114834320 gene encoding fish-egg lectin-like, producing the protein MRATAVILLVVCLLDFGHAWNCKEIKFKNLRQIDAGIGQVVATDTSQIPYYLVGDELIRLPGALSHITVGPAGIWGVNEAYAIYKYVAGNWVQAAGLLKQVDAGGDPFIVGATMNDGPFCLRSGATVGYKGPDSPLPWTGLTGLVKYYSCGPFICWAVSKDDDIFIMNLKPDCQNGGWTQIGGKLSMIEVASDGSVFGATSNGDVYTRDGITASKPEGTGWTQIPMYLKIKHVTYDLGRLWAISTSGVTMLCTN; encoded by the exons ATGAGAGCTACTGCAGTTATCCTtctggttgtctgtctgctggACTTCGGTCATG CATGGAACTGCAAGGAAATCAAGTTTAAGAATCTGCGTCAGATTGACGCAGGAATTGGACAAGTGGTTGCTACCGACACAAGTCAAATTCCCTACTACCTGGTAGGGGATGAATTGATCCGCCTGCCTGGTGCTCTGTCACACATCACTGTGGGGCCAGCAGGAATCTGGGGTGTCAATGAGGCATATGCAATTTACAAGTATGTGGCCGGTAATTGGGTGCAAGCTGCAG GCCTTCTGAAACAGGTGGATGCTGGCGGTGACCCTTTTATTGTTGGGGCCACAATGAACGATGGACCATTCTGTCTGAGAAGTGGTGCCACAGTTGGCTACAAGGGTCCAGACTCACCCCTTCCATGGACTGGATTGACAGGATTAGTGAAGTACTACAGTTGTGGACCCTTCATCTGCTGGGCTGTTAGCAAGGATGATGATATCTTCATAATGAAT CTGAAGCCAGACTGTCAAAACGGTGGGTGGACTCAAATTGGTGGGAAACTTTCCATGATTGAGGTGGCATCTGATGGTAGTGTCTTTGGAGCTACCTCTAATGGGGATGTTTATACCAG AGACGGCATCACAGCCAGTAAACCTGAAGGCACAGGATGGACCCAAATCCCAATGTACTTAAAAATAAAGCATGTGACCTACGACCTGGGCCGTCTTTGGGCCATCTCTACGTCTGGTGTCACAATGTTGTGCACAAATTAG